From a single Nocardioides panacis genomic region:
- a CDS encoding DUF2277 domain-containing protein has translation MCRNIRTLHNFEPPATRDEVHAAALQYVRKVSGTAKPSQANQDAFDRAVLEVAETTRRLLEELTTSAPPKDRDVEAAKARARAAVRYA, from the coding sequence ATGTGCCGCAACATCAGGACCCTGCACAACTTCGAGCCGCCGGCGACCCGGGACGAGGTGCACGCCGCGGCGCTGCAGTACGTCCGCAAGGTCAGCGGGACGGCGAAGCCGTCGCAGGCCAACCAGGACGCGTTCGACCGGGCCGTGCTCGAGGTCGCCGAGACCACCCGCCGGCTGCTCGAGGAGCTCACCACCTCGGCGCCGCCGAAGGACCGTGACGTCGAGGCCGCCAAGGCCCGCGCCCGGGCCGCCGTCCGCTACGCCTGA
- a CDS encoding beta-propeller domain-containing protein — MGARRGLGGFAAGVTVGAAACALLTTGLLGRGADLVGPAAVAGELPAFDDCAQLRQWYVDRAVPLVGPYGFGGGPVVPMFAERSGSSASLDAAGAVGSSGTGTNTQEADVDESDVAKTDGSLVVRLADRSLVVTDVSGAAPVELSRTRLPGPALVRPELLLHDDHVVVVGDEPGPGVGWPEGAAIDRTFLPGRPGDTRAHVISFDLADPAAPTVTDQQVVDGGALSTREYADGTVRVVVTTDFPPLDFVQPNRDRTPAEATRRNREIVRATGIDDWLPGVRSDGGAEHPLLACSEVRHPLQASGFGTISVLTFPFDEPGRTTATAVTAAGDLVYSSATRLYVATTSGGPVLTTGDAPLPRVATTEVHAFALDGGGTTYTGSGSFHGTVEDRWSFSEHDGRLRVAAEFPRDQGPADNGVLVLTERDGRLVETGRVDGLGRGESIRSVRWFGDLAIVVTFRETDPLYTVDLADPDRPRVVGELRIPGFSSYLHPVGGDLLVGVGHDGSADGADLGAQAATFDLRDLSAVRRRDTLGFGPSTDVSAGVDPRAFSYLPDVRVLVTPVQDWARGGARFVALRVGADGSLTETGSWVSRGYGGEDARTLPLGGGRVALVGDVVRVVDVR, encoded by the coding sequence ATGGGTGCACGACGAGGTCTGGGCGGCTTCGCGGCCGGGGTGACGGTGGGCGCGGCGGCCTGCGCGCTGCTGACCACCGGGCTGCTCGGCCGCGGCGCGGACCTCGTCGGCCCCGCGGCGGTGGCCGGCGAGCTGCCGGCGTTCGACGACTGCGCCCAGCTCCGCCAGTGGTACGTCGACCGGGCGGTCCCGCTGGTCGGGCCCTACGGCTTCGGGGGCGGCCCGGTCGTCCCGATGTTCGCCGAGCGCTCCGGTTCGTCGGCCTCGCTGGACGCCGCGGGGGCCGTCGGCAGCAGCGGCACCGGCACGAACACCCAGGAGGCCGACGTCGACGAGTCGGACGTCGCGAAGACCGACGGGTCCCTGGTGGTCCGCCTCGCCGACCGCTCCCTGGTGGTCACCGACGTGTCCGGCGCCGCACCCGTCGAGCTGTCCCGGACCCGGCTGCCCGGACCGGCGCTGGTCCGGCCCGAGCTGCTGCTCCACGACGACCACGTGGTCGTCGTCGGCGACGAGCCCGGCCCCGGCGTGGGCTGGCCGGAGGGCGCCGCGATCGACCGGACGTTCCTGCCGGGCCGGCCCGGCGACACCCGCGCCCACGTCATCTCCTTCGACCTCGCCGACCCCGCGGCGCCGACCGTGACCGACCAGCAGGTGGTGGACGGCGGTGCGCTGTCCACCCGGGAGTACGCCGACGGCACGGTGCGGGTCGTGGTGACCACCGACTTCCCGCCGCTGGACTTCGTGCAGCCCAACCGGGACCGCACCCCCGCCGAGGCGACCCGGCGCAACCGGGAGATCGTGCGCGCCACCGGCATCGACGACTGGCTGCCCGGGGTCCGCTCGGACGGTGGCGCCGAGCACCCGCTGCTTGCCTGCTCGGAGGTGCGACATCCCTTGCAGGCTTCGGGATTCGGCACGATCAGCGTGCTGACCTTCCCCTTCGACGAGCCCGGCCGGACGACGGCGACGGCGGTGACGGCGGCCGGCGACCTGGTGTACTCCTCCGCGACCAGGCTGTACGTCGCGACGACCTCCGGCGGCCCGGTGCTGACCACCGGCGACGCCCCGCTCCCCCGCGTCGCGACGACCGAGGTGCACGCCTTCGCCCTCGACGGTGGCGGGACGACGTACACCGGGTCGGGGTCGTTCCACGGCACCGTCGAGGACCGCTGGTCGTTCAGCGAGCACGACGGCCGGCTGCGCGTCGCCGCGGAGTTCCCCCGCGACCAGGGCCCGGCCGACAACGGCGTGCTGGTGCTGACCGAGCGGGACGGGCGGCTGGTGGAGACCGGTCGCGTCGACGGCCTGGGCCGCGGCGAGTCGATCCGGTCGGTGCGCTGGTTCGGCGACCTGGCGATCGTGGTGACGTTCCGCGAGACGGACCCGCTCTACACCGTGGACCTCGCCGACCCGGACCGGCCGCGGGTCGTGGGCGAGCTGAGGATCCCGGGCTTCTCCTCCTACCTGCACCCGGTCGGCGGCGACCTGCTCGTCGGCGTCGGGCACGACGGGAGCGCGGACGGCGCCGACCTCGGCGCGCAGGCCGCGACGTTCGACCTGCGCGACCTGTCCGCGGTGCGCCGCCGGGACACCCTGGGCTTCGGGCCGTCGACGGACGTCAGCGCCGGCGTCGACCCGCGGGCGTTCAGCTACCTGCCCGACGTGCGGGTGCTGGTCACGCCGGTGCAGGACTGGGCGCGCGGCGGGGCCCGGTTCGTGGCCCTGCGCGTCGGGGCCGACGGCTCGCTGACCGAGACCGGCTCCTGGGTGAGCCGCGGGTACGGCGGCGAGGACGCCCGCACGCTGCCCCTGGGCGGAGGCCGGGTCGCCCTGGTCGGTGACGTGGTCCGCGTGGTCGACGTACGGTGA
- a CDS encoding saccharopine dehydrogenase family protein, which produces MPDREFDVVLFGATGFTGGLTADYLAGAVPEGCRWALAGRTPSRLEAVRDRLARTDPSLAALPLLHADVTDPASMADVASRARVVITTVGPYVEHGGPLVAACAEAGTDYVDLTGEPEFVDRTYVEHHARAVETGARIVHACGFDSVPHDLGAMFTVQQLPAGVPLRVRGMVRSNATLSGGTLASALGAFSRSRQMKQAHAARRRLEPRPEGRSVRTTAKRPHHDRDAGFWLVPLPTIDPFVVRRSAAALESYGPDFTYSHYAAVKRLTTVVGGIGLVGGVAAAAQVPPLRRLLMSRLPQGEGPSEERRAASYFSVRFIGEGGGRRTYTEVRGGDPGYTETAKMLSESALCLAFDDNPPTAGQVTTAVAMGQNLLDRLVRAGLSFTVHRTVEA; this is translated from the coding sequence ATGCCCGACCGCGAGTTCGACGTCGTCCTGTTCGGCGCCACCGGCTTCACCGGCGGGCTGACCGCCGACTACCTGGCCGGCGCCGTACCGGAGGGCTGCCGCTGGGCGCTGGCCGGCCGCACCCCCAGCAGGCTCGAGGCGGTGCGCGACCGGCTGGCGCGGACCGACCCGTCGCTGGCGGCGCTGCCGCTGCTGCACGCCGACGTCACGGACCCCGCCTCGATGGCCGACGTCGCGTCCCGAGCCCGGGTCGTGATCACCACGGTCGGCCCGTACGTCGAGCACGGCGGCCCGCTCGTCGCGGCCTGTGCCGAGGCCGGCACGGACTACGTCGACCTGACCGGCGAGCCGGAGTTCGTGGACCGCACCTACGTCGAGCACCACGCCCGGGCGGTCGAGACGGGTGCACGGATCGTGCACGCCTGCGGCTTCGACTCCGTGCCGCACGACCTCGGCGCGATGTTCACCGTGCAGCAGCTGCCGGCCGGGGTCCCGCTGCGGGTCCGCGGCATGGTGCGCAGCAACGCGACGCTGTCCGGCGGCACCCTCGCGTCCGCGCTCGGCGCGTTCTCCCGCTCGCGGCAGATGAAGCAGGCGCACGCCGCGCGGCGCAGGCTCGAGCCGCGCCCCGAGGGCCGTTCGGTCCGCACCACCGCGAAGCGGCCGCACCACGACCGGGACGCCGGCTTCTGGCTGGTCCCGCTGCCGACCATCGACCCCTTCGTCGTCCGCCGCTCGGCGGCCGCCCTGGAGTCCTACGGCCCGGACTTCACCTACAGCCACTACGCCGCGGTCAAGCGGCTGACCACCGTGGTGGGCGGGATCGGCCTGGTCGGCGGGGTCGCGGCCGCGGCGCAGGTCCCGCCGCTGCGCCGGCTGCTGATGAGCCGGCTGCCCCAGGGCGAGGGGCCCAGCGAGGAACGCCGCGCGGCGTCGTACTTCTCCGTGCGGTTCATCGGCGAGGGCGGCGGACGCCGGACCTACACCGAGGTCCGCGGCGGCGACCCGGGCTACACCGAGACCGCCAAGATGCTGTCGGAGTCGGCGCTCTGCCTGGCCTTCGACGACAACCCGCCGACCGCCGGCCAGGTCACCACGGCGGTCGCGATGGGCCAGAACCTGCTCGACCGGCTGGTCCGGGCGGGCCTGTCGTTCACCGTGCACCGCACCGTGGAGGCCTGA